The Phalacrocorax carbo chromosome 11, bPhaCar2.1, whole genome shotgun sequence genome includes a region encoding these proteins:
- the ZC3H12B gene encoding probable ribonuclease ZC3H12B has translation MTAWSMVGKLKMEKRHSREDRNVEQEAGECSAESEEWTSSESEPEQPYFRSSCSSTQWREKEVSTKPHRPLCRSPCLDRPSFSQSSITQDLKLDECKTNLDKEYQAKMDFALKLGYAGDQIQAVLNKLGADALINDVLAELVRLGNKSESEGQSSTSSTASTLVPRGPCPKEIASPELSLEDEVVDNSDNLRPIVIDGSNVAMSHGNKEGFSCRGIQLAVDWFLEKGHKDITVFVPAWRKEQSRPDAPITDQEILRKLEKEKILVFTPSRRVQGRRVVCYDDRFIVKLAFDSDGIIVSNDNYRDLQNEKPEWKKFIEERLLMYSFVNDKFMPPDDPLGRHGPSLENFLRKRPVIPEHKKQPCPYGKKCTYGHKCKYYHPERANQPQRSVADELRISAKLSAVKTMSEGALAKCGTGPSSSKGEISSEVKRIAPKRQSDPSIRSVAVEPEEKLSVARKSEASSVPSLVSALSVPTLPPPKSHAAGALNTRSASSPVPGSSQFMHQKSSLEHMSSVQYPPILVTNSHGTSVSYADQYPKYESLGDHGYYSLLSDFSNLSISSIRNTDYYGADMDQGMYSRNPSPCPDNCLSHTSNDSYSSYNDLYLGVADASPEDNVKIHRLPSQNRLQPFSHGYHEALNRVQSYGAEEPKQSLRKQSVSHLGLHAQHPVVGARSSCPEYPVPQNVHPSTAQPSRALVMTRMDSISDSRLYESNPTRQRRPPLCREQHASWDPLPCASDSYAYHSYPLSNNLMQPCYEPVMVRSMPEKMEQLWRNPWIGICGEPREPHIIPEHQYQTYKNLCNIFPPSIVLSVMEKNPHMTDAQQLAAMIVAKLRTGR, from the exons ATGACGGCCTGGTCTATGGTAGGGAAGCTGAAAATGGAGAAGAGGCACTCCAGAGAAGACAGAAACgtggaacaagaggctggagaatGCAGTGCTGAATCTGAGGAATGGACGAGCTCAGAAAGTGAACCTGAGCAACCGTACTTCAGAAGCAGCTGTAGTAGTACTCagtggagagaaaaggaggtttCCACTAAACCACATCGGCCACTCTGTCGGTCCCCTTGTTTGGATCGCCCAAGTTTTTCACAGAGCAGTATCACACAAGACTTGAAGCTAGACGAATGCAAAACAAATTTGGACAAGGAATACCAAGCTAAAATGGATTTTGCTTTAAAGCTTGGGTATGCAGGAGATCAGATCCAGGCTGTACTGAATAAATTGGGAGCAGATGCGCTCATCAATGATGTTCTGGCAGAGCTTGTGAGACTTGGCAACAAAAGTGAATCAGAGGGACAAAGCAGTACCAGCAGTACCGCTAGTACTCTGGTGCCAAGAGGGCCTTGCCCAAAGGAAATAGCAAGCCCTGAATTGTCACTTGAAGATGAAGTTGTGGATAACAGTGATAACTTGAGGCCAATTGTCATTGATGGAAGCAATGTGGCTATGAG CCATGGGAACAAAGAGGGATTTTCCTGTCGGGGAATTCAACTAGCTGTTGATTGGTTTCTGGAAAAAGGACACAAAGATATCACCGTGTTTGTACCTGCATGGAGAAAAGAACAGTCTCGACCTGATGCACCAATCACAG atcAAGAAATCTTACGTAaattggagaaggaaaaaattcttgttttcaCCCCATCTCGAAGAGTTCAGGGAAGAAGAGTAGTTTGCTATGATGATCGATTCATAGTAAAACTTGCTTTTGACTCAGATGGCATCATTGTATCCAACGACAACTATCGGgatcttcaaaatgaaaaaccagAATGGAAGAAGTTCATAGAGGAGCGGCTGCTAATGTATTCTTTTGTGAATGACaa ATTTATGCCCCCTGATGATCCTTTAGGACGCCATGGCCCAAGCCTTGAAAATTTCTTAAGGAAAAGGCCAGTTATTCCTGAACATAAGAAACAACCGTGTCCTTATG GTAAAAAGTGCACCTATGGGCACAAATGTAAATATTACCACCCAGAACGGGCAAACCAGCCTCAAAGGTCAGTAGCGGATGAGCTTCGAATAAGTGCCAAATTATCTGCTGTGAAAACTATGAGTGAGGGAGCCTTGGCCAAATGTGGCACAGGGCCATCCAGCTCCAAAGGAGAAATCAGTTCTGAAGTGAAACGCATTGCCCCAAAACGTCAGTCAGATCCAAGCATTAGATCAGTAGCTGTGGAGCCTGAGGAAAAGTTATCAGTAGCCCGGAAGTCTGAGGCCAGCTCTGTCCCGTCTCTGGTTTCTGCATTAAGTGTACCAACGCTCCCTCCACCAAAAAGCCATGCAGCTGGTGCATTAAATACTCGTTCTGCAAGCAGCCCGGTGCCAGGTTCCTCACAGTTCATGCATCAGAAATCCTCACTGGAACATATGTCCAGTGTGCAATATCCTCCTATACTAGTCACCAATAGCCATGGCACCTCAGTTAGCTATGCTGACCAGTATCCCAAATATGAATCATTGGGGGACCATGGCTATTATTCCTTACTCAGTGATTTCTCCAACTTGAGCATAAGTAGTATTCGTAACACAGATTATTACGGGGCTGATATGGACCAGGGGATGTATTCTAGAAACCCAAGCCCCTGTCCTGACAATTGCTTAAGCCATACAAGTAATGATTCTTATTCCTCTTACAATGACTTGTATCTGGGTGTAGCAGATGCCAGTCCAGAAGACAATGTGAAGATCCACAGACTACCATCGCAAAATCGTCTTCAGCCTTTTTCCCATGGTTACCATGAAGCCTTAAATAGAGTTCAGAGTTATGGAGCTGAAGAGCCTAAGCAATCCCTTCGCAAACAGTCAGTTTCCCACTTAGGCCTACATGCCCAGCATCCAGTTGTTGGAGCACGGTCCAGTTGTCCAGAGTACCCTGTGCCTCAAAATGTTCATCCATCAACTGCACAACCGAGCCGTGCCTTGGTCATGACAAGAATGGACAGTATTTCTGACTCACGGCTTTATGAAAGTAACCCTACAAGGCAGAGAAGACCTCCCCTCTGCCGAGAGCAGCATGCTAGCTGGGATCCGTTACCATGTGCATCAGACTCTTACGCTTACCACTCGTACCCACTGAGTAACAACCTCATGCAGCCGTGTTATGAGCCTGTAATGGTAAGAAGCATGCCTGAGAAGATGGAGCAGCTCTGGCGGAATCCCTGGATTGGGATATGTGGCGAGCCACGGGAACCACATATCATCCCAGAACATCAGTATCAAACGTACAAGAACCTCTGCAATATTTTCCCTCCAAGCATTGTCCTTTCTGTGATGGAAAAGAATCCCCACATGACAGATGCGCAACAGCTGGCAGCTATGATTGTTGCCAAATTAAGAACAGGGCGTTAA